In Pan paniscus chromosome 13, NHGRI_mPanPan1-v2.0_pri, whole genome shotgun sequence, one DNA window encodes the following:
- the LOC117978448 gene encoding coiled-coil domain-containing protein 74A-like isoform X2 translates to MSGAGVAAGTRPPSSPTPGSRRRRQRPSVGVQSFRPQSPQLRQSDRQKRNLDLEKSLQFLQQQHSEMLAKLHEEIEHLKRENKDLHYKLIMNQTSQKKDGPSGNHLSGASAPLGTRWVCVNAVWVEPGGRSPARLKEGSSRTHRPGGKRGRLAAGSADTVRSPADSLSTSSFQSVKSISNSGKARPQPGSFNKQDSKADIPQKADLEEEPLLHNSKLDKVPGVQGQARKEKAEASNAGAACMGNSQHQGRQMGAGAHPPMILPLPLRKPTTLRQCEVLIRELWNTNLLQTQELQHLKSLLEGSQRPQAAPEEASFPRDQEAMHFPKVSTKSLSRKCLSPPVAERAILPALKQAPKNNFAERQKRLQAMQKRRLHHSVL, encoded by the exons ATGAGCGGTGCGGGGGTGGCGGCTGGGACGCGGCCCCCCAGCTCGCCGACCCCGGGCTCTCGGCGCCGGCGCCAGCGCCCCTCTGTGGGCGTCCAGTCCTTTAGGCCGCAGAGCCCGCAGCTCAGGCAGAGCGACCGGCAGAAACGGAACCTGGACCTGGAGAAGAGCCTGCAGTTCCTGCAGCAGCAGCACTCGGAGATGCTGGCCAAGCTCCATGAGGAGATCGAGCATCTGAAGCGGGAGAACAAGG ATCTCCATTACAAGCTCATAATGAATCAGACATCACAGAAGAAAG ATGGCCCTTCAGGAAACCACCTTTCCGGGGCCTCTGCTCCCTTGGGCACTCGGTGGGTCTGCGTCAACGCAGTGTGGGTAGAGCCGGGAGGACGCAGCCCTGCCAGGCTGAAGGAGGGCTCCTCACGGACACACAGGCCAGGAGGCAAGCGTGGGCGTCTTGCGGCCGGTAGCGCCGACACTGTGCGCTCTCCTGCAGACAGCCTCTCCACGTCAAGCTTCCAGTCTGTCAAGTCCATCTCTAATTCAG GCAAGGCCAGGCCCCAACCAGGCTCCTTCAACAAGCAAGATTCAAAAGCTGACATCCCCCAGAAGGCGGACCTGGAAGAGGAGCCCCTACTTCACAACAGCAAGCTGGACAAGGTTCCTGGGGTACAAGGGCAGGCCAG AAAGGAGAAAGCAGAGGCCTCTAACGCAGGAGCTGCCTGTATGGGGAACAGCCAGCACCAGGGCAGGCAGATGGGGGCGGGGGCACACCCCCCAATGATCCTGCCCCTTCCCCTGCGAAAGCCCACCACACTTAGGCAGTGCGAAGTGCTCATCCGCGAGCTGTGGAATACCAACCTCCTGCAGACCCAAGAG CTGCAGCACCTCAAGTCCCTCCTGGAAGGGAGCCAGAGGCCCCAGGCAGCCCCAGAGGAAGCTAGCTTTCCCAG GGACCAAGAAGCCATGCATTTCCCCAAGGTCTCCACCAAGAGCCTCTCCAGGAAATG CCTGAGCCCACCTGTGGCGGAGCGTGCCATCCTGCCCGCACTGAAGCAGGCCCCGAAGAACAACTTTGCCGAGAGGCAGAAGAGGCTGCAGGCAATGCAGAAACGGCGCCTGCATCACTCAGTGCTTTGA
- the LOC117978448 gene encoding uncharacterized protein LOC117978448 isoform X6: MSGAGVAAGTRPPSSPTPGSRRRRQRPSVGVQSFRPQSPQLRQSDRQKRNLDLEKSLQFLQQQHSEMLAKLHEEIEHLKRENKDLHYKLIMNQTSQKKDSLSTSSFQSVKSISNSGKARPQPGSFNKQDSKADIPQKADLEEEPLLHNSKLDKVPGVQGQASCSTSSPSWKGARGPRQPQRKLAFPGTKKPCISPRSPPRASPGNA, translated from the exons ATGAGCGGTGCGGGGGTGGCGGCTGGGACGCGGCCCCCCAGCTCGCCGACCCCGGGCTCTCGGCGCCGGCGCCAGCGCCCCTCTGTGGGCGTCCAGTCCTTTAGGCCGCAGAGCCCGCAGCTCAGGCAGAGCGACCGGCAGAAACGGAACCTGGACCTGGAGAAGAGCCTGCAGTTCCTGCAGCAGCAGCACTCGGAGATGCTGGCCAAGCTCCATGAGGAGATCGAGCATCTGAAGCGGGAGAACAAGG ATCTCCATTACAAGCTCATAATGAATCAGACATCACAGAAGAAAG ACAGCCTCTCCACGTCAAGCTTCCAGTCTGTCAAGTCCATCTCTAATTCAG GCAAGGCCAGGCCCCAACCAGGCTCCTTCAACAAGCAAGATTCAAAAGCTGACATCCCCCAGAAGGCGGACCTGGAAGAGGAGCCCCTACTTCACAACAGCAAGCTGGACAAGGTTCCTGGGGTACAAGGGCAGGCCAG CTGCAGCACCTCAAGTCCCTCCTGGAAGGGAGCCAGAGGCCCCAGGCAGCCCCAGAGGAAGCTAGCTTTCCCAG GGACCAAGAAGCCATGCATTTCCCCAAGGTCTCCACCAAGAGCCTCTCCAGGAAATG CCTGA
- the LOC117978448 gene encoding coiled-coil domain-containing protein 74A-like isoform X5, protein MSGAGVAAGTRPPSSPTPGSRRRRQRPSVGVQSFRPQSPQLRQSDRQKRNLDLEKSLQFLQQQHSEMLAKLHEEIEHLKRENKDLHYKLIMNQTSQKKDGPSGNHLSGASAPLGTRWVCVNAVWVEPGGRSPARLKEGSSRTHRPGGKRGRLAAGSADTVRSPADSLSTSSFQSVKSISNSGKARPQPGSFNKQDSKADIPQKADLEEEPLLHNSKLDKVPGVQGQASCSTSSPSWKGARGPRQPQRKLAFPGTKKPCISPRSPPRASPGNA, encoded by the exons ATGAGCGGTGCGGGGGTGGCGGCTGGGACGCGGCCCCCCAGCTCGCCGACCCCGGGCTCTCGGCGCCGGCGCCAGCGCCCCTCTGTGGGCGTCCAGTCCTTTAGGCCGCAGAGCCCGCAGCTCAGGCAGAGCGACCGGCAGAAACGGAACCTGGACCTGGAGAAGAGCCTGCAGTTCCTGCAGCAGCAGCACTCGGAGATGCTGGCCAAGCTCCATGAGGAGATCGAGCATCTGAAGCGGGAGAACAAGG ATCTCCATTACAAGCTCATAATGAATCAGACATCACAGAAGAAAG ATGGCCCTTCAGGAAACCACCTTTCCGGGGCCTCTGCTCCCTTGGGCACTCGGTGGGTCTGCGTCAACGCAGTGTGGGTAGAGCCGGGAGGACGCAGCCCTGCCAGGCTGAAGGAGGGCTCCTCACGGACACACAGGCCAGGAGGCAAGCGTGGGCGTCTTGCGGCCGGTAGCGCCGACACTGTGCGCTCTCCTGCAGACAGCCTCTCCACGTCAAGCTTCCAGTCTGTCAAGTCCATCTCTAATTCAG GCAAGGCCAGGCCCCAACCAGGCTCCTTCAACAAGCAAGATTCAAAAGCTGACATCCCCCAGAAGGCGGACCTGGAAGAGGAGCCCCTACTTCACAACAGCAAGCTGGACAAGGTTCCTGGGGTACAAGGGCAGGCCAG CTGCAGCACCTCAAGTCCCTCCTGGAAGGGAGCCAGAGGCCCCAGGCAGCCCCAGAGGAAGCTAGCTTTCCCAG GGACCAAGAAGCCATGCATTTCCCCAAGGTCTCCACCAAGAGCCTCTCCAGGAAATG CCTGA
- the LOC117979304 gene encoding LOW QUALITY PROTEIN: uncharacterized protein LOC117979304 (The sequence of the model RefSeq protein was modified relative to this genomic sequence to represent the inferred CDS: inserted 5 bases in 3 codons; deleted 4 bases in 3 codons): MVQHRQVPPHPGSGWALQRSYSPFPVPRLAATTTSSTNANTIAVAVNAAAHPTRFLPPCPRGHPPTTPVELQSRWLPSITRGELHSHAICRLQRTTGSVAPDSAHNLTQPQMLLHKTVPQNRRPHPTTGKSGSSTFPYFPVELLSARLRGPGMGNHQPYAGGWSRYTVARLAATGGNRDRDGSAAEAPTAPLPPVPPTKQRYLCQLLLDAILANMRSRSSTIPSSWASVQEGQAGAGKQPPTTAPGLCCPSWRAQCPDPILCSRAGRLSALSSHTLGPGQTGHASAPTPGAHAPSPTQHRCGSACLGPREVAGRTSGHPSMQVTXGFRFGNPRVRETSRLCLKPHQNLLGCRVLFGSRAVSQGRPGLVQVIGTALCVADDKDLPSVPPXVPTHYPTQSPLWMDRQWLYSTNPFLRSVHHCVTSRQPQXLEKHSVTTLLNTCAQSIHKACLLAA, from the exons ATGGTACAGCACCGGCAGGTTCCTCCCCACCCCGGGTCGGGCTGGGCCCTGCAGCGCTCCTACTCCCCCTTCCCGGTCCCCAGACTTGCTGCCACTACCACCAGTAGCACCAATGCCAATACAATTGCTGTCGCCGTCAATGCAGCAGCCCACCCTACAAGGTTCCTACCACCTTGCCCCCGCGGGCACCCTCCTACCACTCCTGTCGAGCTGCAGTCTCGGTGGCTGCCATCAATCACACGAGGCGAGCTGCACAGTCACGCCATATGCAGGCTCCAGCGTACCACAG GCAGTGTAGCACCCGATAGTGCCCACAACCTGACCCAGCCACAGATGTTGCTGCACAAGACAGTGCCTCAAAATcgccgcccccaccccaccacag GGAAGTCAGGCTCTTCCACGTTCCCGTATTTTCCTGTGGAGCTGCTCAGTGCCCGGCTTAGAGGACCAGGAATGGGTAATCACCAGCCGTACGCTGGAGGCTGGAGCCGCTACACCGTGGCTCGCCTCGCTGCGACTGGTGGTAACCGCGACCGAGACGGCAGTGCGGCGGAAGCG CCCACTGCCCCACTGCCCCCGGTGCCACCGACCAAACAGCGGTACCTATGCCAGCTGCTCCTGGatgccatcctggccaacatgcgctCACGCTCTTCAACCATTCCCT CAAGCTGGGCGAGTGTCCAGGAGGGCCAGGCTGGCGCAGGAAAGCAACCCCCGACCACAGCCCCAGGCCTCTGCTGTCCAAGCTGGAGGGCACAGTGCCCAGACCCCATCCTGTGTTCACGTGCCGGCAGGCTGTCTGCTCTGTCTTCACATACACTGGGCCCAGGACAGACTGGCCAt gcctctgcccccacccccggaGCCCACGCACCCTCACCTACCCAACACAGATGCGGCTCTGCTTGCCTGGGGCCT AGGGAGGTGGCAGGCAGGACCTCTGGGCACCCATCTATGCAGGTCA CTGGCTTCAGGTTTGGAAACCCGAGAGTCAGAGAGACATCCAGGCTTTGCCTCAAGCCTCATCAGAACCTCCTGGGGTGT AGAGTCCTGTTCGGGAGCAGGGCTGTGAGCCAGGGCAGGCCAGGGCTTGTCCAGGTCATAGGTACAGCCTTGTGTGTTGCAGACGACAAGGACCTCCCAAGTGTGCCACC TGTGCCCACCCACTACCCTACCCAGAGTCCACTGTGGATGGACCGGCAGTGGCTATACA GCACCAACCCCTTCCTCAGGTCGGTGCACCACTGCGTGACCTCCAGGCAGCCACA CCTGGAAAAGCACTCGGTTACCACCTTGCTCAACACCTGTGCCCAGAGCATCCACAAGGCCTGCCTCTTGGCTGCTTAG
- the LOC117978448 gene encoding coiled-coil domain-containing protein 74A-like isoform X3, with translation MSGAGVAAGTRPPSSPTPGSRRRRQRPSVGVQSFRPQSPQLRQSDRQKRNLDLEKSLQFLQQQHSEMLAKLHEEIEHLKRENKDLHYKLIMNQTSQKKDSLSTSSFQSVKSISNSGKARPQPGSFNKQDSKADIPQKADLEEEPLLHNSKLDKVPGVQGQARKEKAEASNAGAACMGNSQHQGRQMGAGAHPPMILPLPLRKPTTLRQCEVLIRELWNTNLLQTQELQHLKSLLEGSQRPQAAPEEASFPRDQEAMHFPKVSTKSLSRKCLSPPVAERAILPALKQAPKNNFAERQKRLQAMQKRRLHHSVL, from the exons ATGAGCGGTGCGGGGGTGGCGGCTGGGACGCGGCCCCCCAGCTCGCCGACCCCGGGCTCTCGGCGCCGGCGCCAGCGCCCCTCTGTGGGCGTCCAGTCCTTTAGGCCGCAGAGCCCGCAGCTCAGGCAGAGCGACCGGCAGAAACGGAACCTGGACCTGGAGAAGAGCCTGCAGTTCCTGCAGCAGCAGCACTCGGAGATGCTGGCCAAGCTCCATGAGGAGATCGAGCATCTGAAGCGGGAGAACAAGG ATCTCCATTACAAGCTCATAATGAATCAGACATCACAGAAGAAAG ACAGCCTCTCCACGTCAAGCTTCCAGTCTGTCAAGTCCATCTCTAATTCAG GCAAGGCCAGGCCCCAACCAGGCTCCTTCAACAAGCAAGATTCAAAAGCTGACATCCCCCAGAAGGCGGACCTGGAAGAGGAGCCCCTACTTCACAACAGCAAGCTGGACAAGGTTCCTGGGGTACAAGGGCAGGCCAG AAAGGAGAAAGCAGAGGCCTCTAACGCAGGAGCTGCCTGTATGGGGAACAGCCAGCACCAGGGCAGGCAGATGGGGGCGGGGGCACACCCCCCAATGATCCTGCCCCTTCCCCTGCGAAAGCCCACCACACTTAGGCAGTGCGAAGTGCTCATCCGCGAGCTGTGGAATACCAACCTCCTGCAGACCCAAGAG CTGCAGCACCTCAAGTCCCTCCTGGAAGGGAGCCAGAGGCCCCAGGCAGCCCCAGAGGAAGCTAGCTTTCCCAG GGACCAAGAAGCCATGCATTTCCCCAAGGTCTCCACCAAGAGCCTCTCCAGGAAATG CCTGAGCCCACCTGTGGCGGAGCGTGCCATCCTGCCCGCACTGAAGCAGGCCCCGAAGAACAACTTTGCCGAGAGGCAGAAGAGGCTGCAGGCAATGCAGAAACGGCGCCTGCATCACTCAGTGCTTTGA
- the LOC117978448 gene encoding coiled-coil domain-containing protein 74A-like isoform X1 — translation MGRNPWDSPCPARSLPQIAAVARPRISSPMALSPDMLGAQGLWTHSIQGSLPAIWAATMGTKGGSRVLFPCHFSKALPHPDSGPHPAQDSGLWSRAHFPLSLGLGLTSGGHLTGGWSQPGNIAAGAVPRALPSQGDMEKGVEGGPFPSRCGNSSELFWAKCGPSRQPQPCSAGDADRTREEAMLSLGTCCSMCPKPSCFPDGPSGNHLSGASAPLGTRWVCVNAVWVEPGGRSPARLKEGSSRTHRPGGKRGRLAAGSADTVRSPADSLSTSSFQSVKSISNSGKARPQPGSFNKQDSKADIPQKADLEEEPLLHNSKLDKVPGVQGQARKEKAEASNAGAACMGNSQHQGRQMGAGAHPPMILPLPLRKPTTLRQCEVLIRELWNTNLLQTQELQHLKSLLEGSQRPQAAPEEASFPRDQEAMHFPKVSTKSLSRKCLSPPVAERAILPALKQAPKNNFAERQKRLQAMQKRRLHHSVL, via the exons ATGGGAAGGAACCCCTGGGACAGCCCCTGCCCTGCTAGATCTTTGCCTCAGATTGCTGCTGTGGCCAGGCCCAGGATTTCCAGCCCTATGGCTCTGAGTCCTGACATGCTGGGGGCCCAGGGGCTCTGGACACACTCCATCCAGGGATCCCTTCCTGCCATCTGGGCAGCAACCATGGGGACAAAGGGAGGAAGCAGAGTCCTGTTTCCTTGCCACTTCTCCAAGGCACTTCCCCATCCTGACAGCGGCCCCCACCCAGCCCAGGATTCTGGGTTGTGGTCTCGAGCTCACTTCCCGTTATCTTTGGGGCTGGGGCTGACATCAGGAGGACATCTGACTGGTGGATGGAGCCAGCCTGGGAACATCGCAGCTGGGGCAGTGCCTAGGGCTCTCCCTTCCCAGGGAGACATGGAGAAGGGGGTTGAGGGAGGGCCCTTCCCTAGCCGCTGTGGCAACTCCAGTGAGCTGTTCTGGGCAAAGTGTGGCCCAAGTcggcagccccagccctgcagtGCCGGGGACGCTGACAGGACACGGGAAGAGGCCATGCTCTCCCTCGGGACCTGCTGTTCCATGTGTCCCAAGCCCTCCTGCTTTCCAGATGGCCCTTCAGGAAACCACCTTTCCGGGGCCTCTGCTCCCTTGGGCACTCGGTGGGTCTGCGTCAACGCAGTGTGGGTAGAGCCGGGAGGACGCAGCCCTGCCAGGCTGAAGGAGGGCTCCTCACGGACACACAGGCCAGGAGGCAAGCGTGGGCGTCTTGCGGCCGGTAGCGCCGACACTGTGCGCTCTCCTGCAGACAGCCTCTCCACGTCAAGCTTCCAGTCTGTCAAGTCCATCTCTAATTCAG GCAAGGCCAGGCCCCAACCAGGCTCCTTCAACAAGCAAGATTCAAAAGCTGACATCCCCCAGAAGGCGGACCTGGAAGAGGAGCCCCTACTTCACAACAGCAAGCTGGACAAGGTTCCTGGGGTACAAGGGCAGGCCAG AAAGGAGAAAGCAGAGGCCTCTAACGCAGGAGCTGCCTGTATGGGGAACAGCCAGCACCAGGGCAGGCAGATGGGGGCGGGGGCACACCCCCCAATGATCCTGCCCCTTCCCCTGCGAAAGCCCACCACACTTAGGCAGTGCGAAGTGCTCATCCGCGAGCTGTGGAATACCAACCTCCTGCAGACCCAAGAG CTGCAGCACCTCAAGTCCCTCCTGGAAGGGAGCCAGAGGCCCCAGGCAGCCCCAGAGGAAGCTAGCTTTCCCAG GGACCAAGAAGCCATGCATTTCCCCAAGGTCTCCACCAAGAGCCTCTCCAGGAAATG CCTGAGCCCACCTGTGGCGGAGCGTGCCATCCTGCCCGCACTGAAGCAGGCCCCGAAGAACAACTTTGCCGAGAGGCAGAAGAGGCTGCAGGCAATGCAGAAACGGCGCCTGCATCACTCAGTGCTTTGA
- the LOC117978448 gene encoding coiled-coil domain-containing protein 74B-like isoform X4 gives MSGAGVAAGTRPPSSPTPGSRRRRQRPSVGVQSFRPQSPQLRQSDRQKRNLDLEKSLQFLQQQHSEMLAKLHEEIEHLKRENKDLHYKLIMNQTSQKKGQEASVGVLRPVAPTLCALLQTASPRQASSLSSPSLIQKADLEEEPLLHNSKLDKVPGVQGQARKEKAEASNAGAACMGNSQHQGRQMGAGAHPPMILPLPLRKPTTLRQCEVLIRELWNTNLLQTQELQHLKSLLEGSQRPQAAPEEASFPRDQEAMHFPKVSTKSLSRKCLSPPVAERAILPALKQAPKNNFAERQKRLQAMQKRRLHHSVL, from the exons ATGAGCGGTGCGGGGGTGGCGGCTGGGACGCGGCCCCCCAGCTCGCCGACCCCGGGCTCTCGGCGCCGGCGCCAGCGCCCCTCTGTGGGCGTCCAGTCCTTTAGGCCGCAGAGCCCGCAGCTCAGGCAGAGCGACCGGCAGAAACGGAACCTGGACCTGGAGAAGAGCCTGCAGTTCCTGCAGCAGCAGCACTCGGAGATGCTGGCCAAGCTCCATGAGGAGATCGAGCATCTGAAGCGGGAGAACAAGG ATCTCCATTACAAGCTCATAATGAATCAGACATCACAGAAGAAAG GCCAGGAGGCAAGCGTGGGCGTCTTGCGGCCGGTAGCGCCGACACTGTGCGCTCTCCTGCAGACAGCCTCTCCACGTCAAGCTTCCAGTCTGTCAAGTCCATCTCTAATTCAG AAGGCGGACCTGGAAGAGGAGCCCCTACTTCACAACAGCAAGCTGGACAAGGTTCCTGGGGTACAAGGGCAGGCCAG AAAGGAGAAAGCAGAGGCCTCTAACGCAGGAGCTGCCTGTATGGGGAACAGCCAGCACCAGGGCAGGCAGATGGGGGCGGGGGCACACCCCCCAATGATCCTGCCCCTTCCCCTGCGAAAGCCCACCACACTTAGGCAGTGCGAAGTGCTCATCCGCGAGCTGTGGAATACCAACCTCCTGCAGACCCAAGAG CTGCAGCACCTCAAGTCCCTCCTGGAAGGGAGCCAGAGGCCCCAGGCAGCCCCAGAGGAAGCTAGCTTTCCCAG GGACCAAGAAGCCATGCATTTCCCCAAGGTCTCCACCAAGAGCCTCTCCAGGAAATG CCTGAGCCCACCTGTGGCGGAGCGTGCCATCCTGCCCGCACTGAAGCAGGCCCCGAAGAACAACTTTGCCGAGAGGCAGAAGAGGCTGCAGGCAATGCAGAAACGGCGCCTGCATCACTCAGTGCTTTGA